From Verrucomicrobiota bacterium, a single genomic window includes:
- a CDS encoding glycine cleavage T C-terminal barrel domain-containing protein gives MANVASAACLCFYPILRYAAEMVPLSLSEFHRNLSARFGVVNGQQVVDHYGEPTLEHAALRQGVALLDLSFRSRLCLTGNDRQRFLNGQVTNNVKDLQPGQGCYAAIVNHKGKVQGDLYIHALAGELLLDFEPGFMSTTLPRLEKFIIADDVQIVDVAPHYGLLSLQGPCAGTVLAELGRELQFTPPAQSLASCMVNHPVWGEVCIVNLPRTGSDGFDLFVPGQVLAVVATRLLAVASRAGGMMCGWQALETARIEAGLPRYDVDMDETNLAPEAGIEARAISYSKGCYTGQEVIARIRSYGQVAKSLRGLRLANDLAALPMKGDKLFLGDRTVGYVTSAVRSPSLQANLALGYVRKECQKPGTELVLVSGEQRSSAMLCPLPFRAQ, from the coding sequence ATGGCAAACGTGGCGTCGGCTGCTTGTCTTTGTTTTTATCCAATTTTGCGCTATGCTGCTGAGATGGTGCCATTGTCATTATCGGAGTTTCACCGGAACTTGAGCGCGCGGTTTGGGGTGGTAAACGGCCAGCAGGTGGTGGATCACTACGGTGAACCCACACTGGAACATGCCGCGTTGCGCCAGGGTGTGGCCTTGCTGGACCTGAGTTTCCGCAGCCGCCTTTGCCTCACCGGCAATGACCGCCAGCGCTTCTTAAACGGACAGGTCACCAATAACGTCAAAGACCTTCAGCCGGGGCAGGGTTGTTATGCCGCCATCGTCAACCATAAGGGAAAGGTACAGGGAGACTTGTACATTCACGCGCTGGCCGGGGAATTATTGCTGGATTTTGAGCCCGGTTTCATGAGTACTACCCTTCCGCGCCTCGAAAAATTTATCATTGCGGATGACGTACAGATCGTGGATGTGGCTCCGCATTATGGATTGCTCAGCCTGCAAGGGCCGTGTGCCGGGACGGTTTTGGCGGAATTGGGCCGGGAATTGCAATTCACTCCGCCCGCGCAGTCGCTGGCCTCCTGCATGGTGAATCATCCAGTGTGGGGTGAAGTGTGCATTGTGAATTTGCCCCGCACTGGTTCAGATGGATTTGATCTGTTTGTGCCGGGACAGGTCTTGGCGGTGGTGGCCACCCGCTTGCTGGCGGTGGCCAGCCGGGCGGGCGGGATGATGTGCGGCTGGCAGGCGCTGGAAACTGCGCGCATCGAGGCCGGGCTGCCGCGGTACGACGTGGATATGGATGAAACCAACCTGGCGCCGGAGGCCGGTATTGAGGCCCGTGCCATCAGTTACAGCAAGGGGTGTTATACCGGGCAGGAGGTGATTGCCCGTATTCGCAGCTACGGTCAGGTGGCCAAGTCATTGCGCGGCTTGCGGCTGGCGAATGATTTAGCCGCGCTGCCCATGAAGGGGGACAAATTGTTTTTGGGTGATCGCACGGTGGGTTATGTTACGAGCGCGGTGCGGTCCCCGTCGTTGCAGGCCAACCTCGCGCTGGGTTACGTGCGCAAAGAATGCCAGAAACCCGGCACGGAATTGGTGCTAGTGAGCGGCGAACAGCGCAGTTCGGCCATGCTTTGTCCGCTGCCTTTCCGCGCGCAGTAA
- a CDS encoding PmoA family protein: protein MKHHDFRAATVCLLGVALSLLAAEPGGDGVKVTQKNDRVTVEINGDLFTEFWFQGNQHPAKIKKKGSDEEVTQPTRKVYYWPITGPNGAIMTRAWPIVPDSKNEEHDHPHHRGFWFAHGLVNGVDFWAEDAKAGRIVHDRFIEVKSGKDEGIIKSACKWVAPDNKVVCTDERVLRVYNRPKNERLFDFEITLQAPNDRDTVLGDTKEGTLAMRIAESMRLSLGKNKPGKGRIVQNTGTEGDKTWGKPAEWCDYSGPVEGNTVGIAIFDHPKNPVHPTWWHVRDYGLFAANPFGVHDFEKKPPGTGNLTIPAGKSITFKYRLYLHEGDERQGKVAERYEAYVKAVK from the coding sequence ATGAAGCATCATGATTTTCGGGCTGCAACTGTGTGTTTGCTGGGCGTGGCACTGTCACTGCTGGCCGCTGAACCGGGTGGCGACGGCGTGAAGGTCACCCAGAAAAACGACCGCGTGACCGTGGAAATTAACGGCGACCTGTTTACCGAATTCTGGTTCCAGGGCAACCAGCATCCCGCCAAAATCAAAAAGAAAGGGAGCGATGAGGAAGTCACCCAGCCAACCCGCAAAGTCTATTACTGGCCCATCACCGGCCCCAATGGGGCCATCATGACCCGGGCGTGGCCCATCGTGCCGGACTCCAAAAACGAGGAACACGACCATCCGCATCATCGCGGCTTCTGGTTCGCCCACGGCTTGGTGAATGGGGTGGATTTTTGGGCGGAAGACGCCAAGGCCGGGCGAATTGTGCATGACCGTTTCATCGAAGTAAAATCCGGCAAGGACGAGGGCATTATCAAATCCGCCTGCAAATGGGTGGCGCCGGACAATAAAGTAGTCTGTACCGATGAACGGGTTTTGCGCGTTTATAACCGGCCCAAGAACGAACGCCTCTTTGATTTTGAAATCACGTTGCAGGCCCCCAACGACCGCGACACCGTGTTAGGCGATACCAAAGAAGGGACGCTGGCGATGCGCATTGCCGAATCCATGCGCCTTTCGTTGGGCAAAAACAAGCCGGGCAAGGGGCGAATCGTGCAAAATACCGGCACGGAAGGCGATAAAACCTGGGGTAAACCCGCTGAGTGGTGCGACTACAGCGGCCCGGTGGAAGGCAACACCGTGGGGATCGCCATTTTTGATCATCCGAAAAATCCGGTGCATCCGACTTGGTGGCACGTCCGCGATTACGGACTATTTGCCGCGAACCCATTCGGCGTGCATGATTTTGAGAAGAAGCCGCCGGGCACCGGCAACCTGACCATTCCGGCGGGCAAATCCATCACGTTCAAATATCGCCTCTACCTGCACGAAGGGGATGAGCGACAGGGCAAAGTGGCCGAGCGCTATGAGGCGTACGTGAAAGCGGTGAAATAA
- a CDS encoding RNA-binding protein: MNESRLFVGNLAFQTGENDLRELFSKVGPLTSVNLMVDKFNGKSRGFAFVEFASAEDAKKAVEQLHSKEFQGQEMTVNIARPREERSPQPAGGGFRGDRREDRRQA, encoded by the coding sequence ATGAATGAGTCCAGATTATTCGTGGGGAACCTTGCCTTCCAAACGGGTGAAAACGACCTGAGGGAACTCTTTTCCAAGGTGGGCCCGTTGACTTCGGTCAACCTGATGGTGGATAAATTCAATGGCAAATCCCGCGGCTTTGCCTTCGTGGAATTTGCCTCGGCGGAAGACGCCAAAAAGGCGGTGGAACAACTCCACAGCAAGGAATTCCAAGGCCAGGAAATGACCGTGAATATCGCCCGTCCGCGCGAGGAGCGCTCCCCGCAGCCAGCGGGTGGCGGATTCCGGGGTGATCGCCGGGAGGATCGCCGGCAGGCCTGA